In Kitasatospora gansuensis, a genomic segment contains:
- the alc gene encoding allantoicase translates to MSTSQTPSAPFTELVNLASRLLGAGVVATNEDTFADAENLLVAKPAEFRPHTFGHKGQIMDGWESKRRRGVSAEQPHPTDEDHDWAIVRLGVPGVIRGVIVDTAFFTGNYPETGSVQGASVPGHPSPEELADAEWVDLVPRTALQGNTAHEFEVTDPTRFTHVRLNIWPDGGVARLRVHGEVVADPRELDGLSFDLAAQEFGGVAEAASDRYFSSPHNLNAPGRASVMGDGWETRRRRDKANDWVQIALAGGGEVLAAEVDTSYFVANAPGWADLVGYDASSGGNPAEDPDGWFELLPRTRLQPDTRHRFRLTAGRTVTHVRINVYPDGGLARLRLTGKLTEAGRAALALRWFNAVPAGEAATALTEAGLTPAEATELTAARPLADAAATTAAVAALQPTDGPDGEQSSRRRSAIWRLLGV, encoded by the coding sequence GTGAGTACCAGTCAGACCCCGAGCGCTCCCTTCACCGAGCTGGTCAACCTGGCCTCCCGCCTGCTGGGCGCCGGTGTGGTCGCCACCAACGAGGACACCTTCGCCGACGCGGAGAACCTGCTGGTCGCCAAGCCCGCCGAGTTCCGCCCGCACACCTTCGGCCACAAGGGCCAGATCATGGACGGCTGGGAGTCCAAGCGCCGCCGCGGCGTCTCGGCCGAGCAGCCGCACCCGACCGACGAGGACCACGACTGGGCGATCGTCCGGCTCGGCGTACCCGGCGTGATCCGGGGCGTGATCGTGGACACCGCGTTCTTCACCGGCAACTACCCGGAGACCGGTTCGGTCCAGGGCGCCTCGGTGCCCGGCCACCCCTCGCCGGAGGAGCTGGCCGACGCGGAGTGGGTCGACCTGGTGCCGCGCACCGCGCTGCAGGGCAACACCGCCCACGAGTTCGAGGTCACCGACCCGACCCGCTTCACCCACGTGCGGCTGAACATCTGGCCGGACGGCGGCGTGGCCCGGCTCCGGGTGCACGGCGAGGTGGTGGCCGACCCGCGCGAGCTGGACGGCCTCTCCTTCGACCTGGCCGCCCAGGAGTTCGGCGGCGTGGCCGAGGCCGCCTCGGACCGCTACTTCTCCTCCCCGCACAACCTGAACGCTCCGGGCCGCGCCTCCGTCATGGGCGACGGCTGGGAGACCCGGCGTCGGCGCGACAAGGCCAACGACTGGGTACAGATCGCCCTGGCCGGGGGCGGCGAGGTCCTGGCCGCCGAGGTGGACACGTCCTACTTCGTCGCCAACGCCCCTGGCTGGGCCGACCTGGTCGGCTACGACGCCTCCTCCGGTGGCAACCCCGCGGAGGACCCTGACGGCTGGTTCGAGCTGCTGCCGCGCACCCGGCTGCAGCCCGACACCCGGCACCGGTTCCGGCTCACCGCCGGACGGACCGTCACCCACGTGCGGATCAACGTCTACCCGGACGGCGGCCTGGCCCGGCTCCGGCTGACCGGCAAGCTCACCGAGGCCGGCCGTGCCGCCCTCGCGCTGCGCTGGTTCAACGCCGTCCCGGCCGGCGAGGCGGCCACCGCGCTGACCGAGGCCGGCCTCACCCCGGCGGAGGCCACCGAGCTGACCGCCGCCCGCCCGCTCGCGGACGCCGCCGCGACCACCGCCGCCGTCGCTGCCCTGCAGCCGACCGACGGCCCCGACGGCGAGCAGTCCTCCCGCCGCCGTTCGGCCATCTGGCGCCTGCTCGGCGTCTGA
- the allB gene encoding allantoinase AllB gives MPLSETPATTAVIRSRRVVLPDGERPADVLIRDGRIEQIAEHGSLLAGDRHLTDLGDTVLLPGLVDTHVHVNEPGRTEWEGFATATRAAAAGGVTTIIDMPLNSIPPTTTVDGLAAKRKIAEGQTWVDLGFWGGAIPGNVQDLEPLHREGVFGFKSFLAPSGVDEFPHVEQADLELALAEQARIGALAIIHAEDPAVLEAAPQQPGVHYRDFLASRPDDAEAAAVARLLDTARRTGARVHILHVSSAAVLPLLRQARADGVQVTAETCPHYLTLAAEEVPDGDTAFKCCPPIRDESNRDQLWAALANGEFIAVVSDHSPSTPDLKLLQKYGGSGDFAAAWGGIASLQLGLPAIWTEARRRGHSLSDVVCWMSSGPASLVGLTGTKGAIAVGCDADLVAFDPDAEFAVHAENLHHRNPVTPYAGKTLTGSVRTTWLRGQVVDVDAAPFGRQITRN, from the coding sequence ATGCCCCTCAGTGAGACGCCCGCGACCACGGCGGTGATCCGTTCCCGCCGGGTGGTCCTGCCGGACGGCGAGCGTCCCGCTGACGTGCTGATCCGGGACGGCAGGATCGAGCAGATCGCCGAGCACGGCTCGCTGCTCGCGGGGGACCGGCACTTGACCGACCTCGGCGACACCGTGCTGCTGCCCGGCCTGGTCGACACCCACGTGCACGTGAACGAGCCCGGCCGGACCGAGTGGGAGGGCTTCGCCACCGCCACCCGGGCGGCCGCCGCCGGCGGGGTCACCACGATCATCGACATGCCGCTGAACTCCATCCCGCCCACCACCACGGTGGACGGCCTGGCGGCCAAGCGGAAGATCGCCGAGGGGCAGACCTGGGTCGACCTCGGCTTCTGGGGCGGGGCGATCCCCGGCAACGTCCAGGACCTCGAACCGCTGCACCGCGAGGGCGTGTTCGGCTTCAAGAGCTTCCTCGCCCCGTCCGGGGTGGACGAGTTCCCGCACGTCGAGCAGGCCGACCTGGAGCTGGCGCTGGCCGAGCAGGCCAGGATCGGCGCGCTGGCCATCATCCACGCCGAGGACCCGGCCGTCCTGGAGGCCGCCCCGCAGCAGCCGGGCGTGCACTACCGCGACTTCCTGGCCTCCCGCCCCGACGACGCCGAGGCGGCGGCGGTGGCCCGCCTGCTCGACACCGCCCGCCGGACCGGCGCCCGGGTGCACATCCTGCACGTCTCCTCGGCCGCCGTGCTGCCGCTGCTCCGGCAGGCCCGCGCGGACGGTGTCCAGGTGACCGCCGAGACCTGCCCGCACTACCTCACCCTGGCGGCGGAGGAGGTGCCGGACGGCGACACCGCGTTCAAGTGCTGCCCGCCGATCCGCGACGAGTCCAACCGCGACCAGCTCTGGGCCGCGCTCGCGAACGGCGAGTTCATCGCGGTGGTCTCCGACCACTCGCCGTCCACCCCGGACCTGAAGCTGCTTCAGAAGTACGGCGGCAGCGGCGACTTCGCGGCCGCCTGGGGCGGCATCGCCTCCCTCCAGCTCGGCCTGCCGGCCATCTGGACCGAGGCCCGCAGGCGCGGCCACTCGCTGAGCGACGTGGTGTGCTGGATGAGCAGCGGCCCGGCCTCGCTGGTCGGCCTGACCGGTACCAAGGGCGCCATCGCGGTCGGCTGCGACGCCGACCTGGTGGCCTTCGACCCGGACGCCGAGTTCGCCGTGCACGCCGAGAACCTGCACCACCGCAACCCCGTCACGCCGTACGCGGGGAAGACCCTCACCGGCTCCGTCCGCACCACCTGGCTCCGTGGGCAGGTCGTGGACGTCGACGCCGCACCGTTCGGCCGTCAGATCACTCGAAACTAA
- a CDS encoding glycerate kinase codes for MPATPTQGHVVVAPDKFKGTLEGAEVAARIAAGIRRVAPGVEIRELPVADGGEGTLAAALAAGFKRVAVKVAGPTGLPVDAAIALRGDTAVVELAQSSGLARLPGGRTAPLAAGSYGVGQLIGRAFGLGAKRIVLGLGGSACTDGGAGMVQALGVGLYDADGGELAPGGAALRKLARIDPGSLADSLTGVEVVVACDVDNPLLGARGATAVYGPQKGADGDDLLILEEGLTRWADVVRDSTGRDFRNAPGAGAAGGVGFAALALLGATMRPGIELLLELLGFDEAVRGARLVVTGEGCLDAQTLHGKAPAGVAAAATRAGVRVAAVAGRLELSEDQWRAAGFVAAYALTDLAERPGDSMTKAGELAEVAGERLAAELLKP; via the coding sequence ATGCCCGCCACCCCCACTCAGGGTCATGTCGTCGTCGCCCCCGACAAGTTCAAGGGCACGCTGGAGGGCGCCGAGGTCGCCGCCCGGATCGCGGCCGGCATCCGCCGGGTCGCCCCGGGCGTGGAGATCCGTGAGCTTCCGGTCGCCGACGGCGGCGAGGGCACCTTGGCCGCCGCCCTGGCGGCAGGCTTCAAGCGGGTCGCCGTGAAGGTGGCCGGTCCCACCGGCCTGCCGGTGGACGCCGCGATCGCACTCCGGGGCGACACCGCCGTGGTCGAGCTGGCCCAGTCCTCCGGACTGGCCCGGCTCCCCGGCGGCCGGACGGCCCCGCTCGCGGCCGGCTCCTACGGCGTCGGCCAGCTGATCGGACGCGCCTTCGGCCTCGGTGCCAAGCGGATCGTGCTCGGTCTGGGCGGCAGCGCCTGCACCGACGGCGGTGCGGGCATGGTCCAGGCGCTCGGCGTCGGCCTGTACGACGCCGACGGCGGTGAGCTGGCGCCCGGCGGCGCCGCGCTGCGCAAGCTGGCCAGGATCGACCCCGGGTCGCTCGCCGACTCCCTCACCGGGGTCGAGGTGGTGGTCGCCTGCGACGTCGACAACCCGCTGCTCGGCGCCCGTGGCGCGACCGCCGTCTACGGCCCGCAGAAGGGTGCGGACGGCGACGACCTGCTGATTCTCGAAGAGGGCCTGACCCGTTGGGCGGACGTCGTCCGCGACAGCACGGGCCGGGACTTCCGGAACGCCCCCGGCGCCGGGGCCGCAGGCGGGGTGGGCTTCGCCGCCCTCGCACTGCTCGGCGCCACCATGCGGCCCGGCATCGAGCTCCTGCTCGAGCTGCTGGGCTTCGACGAGGCCGTGCGTGGGGCACGCCTCGTCGTTACCGGCGAGGGTTGCCTGGACGCGCAGACGCTCCACGGCAAGGCCCCCGCCGGCGTCGCTGCGGCGGCCACTCGGGCGGGGGTTCGGGTGGCCGCCGTCGCCGGACGACTGGAACTCTCGGAGGACCAGTGGCGGGCGGCGGGCTTCGTGGCGGCGTACGCGCTGACCGACCTGGCCGAGCGGCCGGGCGACAGCATGACCAAGGCGGGCGAGCTGGCCGAGGTGGCCGGCGAGCGTCTCGCGGCCGAGCTGCTCAAGCCCTGA
- a CDS encoding 2-hydroxy-3-oxopropionate reductase, with protein MSASRKIAFIGLGIMGSPMAANLVKAGHTVTGFNLQQPAIDALVAAGGKGANSIADAVKDAEIVITMVPADPQVEQVILGEDGVLANVAEGTLVIDMSSITPQTSIKVEAAAKPKGIRTLDAPVSGGEAGAIEAVLSIMVGGDAADFAEAKPILDALGTTVIHVGPAGAGQTVKAANQLIVAVNIQVLAEAVVFLENAGVDLPAALDVLGGGLAGSTVLNRKKANMIDRQFAPGFRIDLHHKDMGIVTDAARAVGAALPVGAVVAQLVASARANGDGSLDHSALLRGVERLSGREVK; from the coding sequence ATGAGCGCCTCCCGCAAGATCGCCTTCATCGGCCTCGGCATCATGGGCAGCCCGATGGCCGCCAACCTGGTGAAGGCCGGACACACCGTCACCGGCTTCAACCTCCAGCAGCCCGCGATCGACGCCCTGGTGGCGGCCGGTGGCAAGGGCGCGAACTCCATCGCGGACGCGGTGAAGGACGCCGAGATCGTCATCACCATGGTCCCGGCCGACCCGCAGGTCGAGCAGGTCATCCTCGGTGAGGACGGCGTGCTGGCCAACGTGGCCGAGGGCACCCTGGTCATCGACATGTCGAGCATCACCCCGCAGACCTCGATCAAGGTCGAGGCCGCCGCCAAGCCGAAGGGCATCCGCACCCTGGACGCCCCGGTCTCCGGTGGCGAGGCCGGTGCGATCGAGGCCGTGCTCTCCATCATGGTCGGTGGCGACGCGGCCGACTTCGCCGAGGCGAAGCCGATCCTGGACGCGCTCGGCACCACGGTCATCCACGTCGGCCCGGCCGGTGCCGGCCAGACCGTGAAGGCCGCCAACCAGCTCATCGTGGCCGTCAACATCCAGGTGCTGGCCGAGGCCGTGGTGTTCCTGGAGAACGCGGGCGTGGACCTCCCCGCCGCGCTCGACGTGCTCGGCGGCGGTCTGGCCGGTTCGACCGTGCTGAACCGCAAGAAGGCCAACATGATCGACCGTCAGTTCGCCCCGGGCTTCCGGATCGACCTGCACCACAAGGACATGGGCATCGTCACCGACGCCGCCCGCGCCGTCGGTGCCGCTCTCCCGGTCGGCGCGGTGGTGGCCCAGCTGGTCGCCTCCGCCCGCGCCAACGGCGACGGTTCGCTGGACCACTCGGCCCTGCTGCGGGGCGTCGAGCGCCTCTCGGGCCGCGAGGTCAAGTAA
- a CDS encoding TIM barrel protein yields MIDVTAASKLSYTVNLSILFSELPLLERPAAAAAAGFTAAELWWPFGENHTPSDAEQDALRKAFTDAGVQLTGLNFLDDLTKGARGTLSVPAESERFRENIPVTVALAESLGTRALNALYGNRVEGVSAAEQDELALENLTLAARAAHSIGAVLLIETLNKAESPDYALVTAEAAIAVVDKVNEATGLGNAKFLCDLYHLARNGEDLAAVIAAHADKIGHVQIADTPARNEPGTGELDFEDLFARLVAAGYTGRIGLEYRPANGVSADSFEWLPREYRAG; encoded by the coding sequence GTGATTGACGTGACTGCCGCTTCCAAGCTCAGCTACACGGTCAACCTGTCGATCCTGTTCAGCGAGCTCCCGCTCCTGGAGCGCCCCGCCGCCGCCGCGGCCGCCGGCTTCACCGCCGCCGAGCTGTGGTGGCCGTTCGGGGAGAACCACACCCCCTCGGACGCCGAGCAGGACGCGCTCCGCAAGGCCTTCACCGACGCGGGCGTCCAGCTCACCGGCCTGAACTTCCTGGACGACCTGACCAAGGGCGCCCGCGGCACCCTCTCCGTACCGGCCGAGAGCGAGCGGTTCCGGGAGAACATCCCGGTCACCGTGGCGCTCGCCGAGTCGCTCGGCACCAGGGCGCTCAACGCGCTCTACGGCAACCGGGTGGAGGGCGTCAGCGCCGCCGAGCAGGACGAGCTCGCGCTGGAGAACCTCACGCTCGCCGCGCGGGCCGCGCACTCGATCGGCGCCGTGCTGCTGATCGAGACCCTCAACAAGGCCGAGTCCCCGGACTACGCGCTGGTCACCGCCGAGGCCGCGATCGCGGTCGTCGACAAGGTGAACGAGGCCACCGGCCTGGGCAACGCGAAGTTCCTCTGCGACCTGTACCACCTGGCCCGCAACGGCGAGGACCTGGCGGCCGTGATCGCCGCCCACGCCGACAAGATCGGCCACGTGCAGATCGCCGACACCCCGGCCCGCAACGAGCCCGGCACCGGCGAGCTGGACTTCGAGGACCTCTTCGCCCGCCTGGTCGCGGCCGGCTACACCGGCCGGATCGGCCTCGAGTACCGCCCGGCGAACGGCGTCAGCGCCGACAGCTTCGAGTGGCTCCCGCGCGAGTACCGCGCCGGCTGA
- a CDS encoding thiamine-binding protein, with protein sequence MRLKVEFTTEPFELDTFPDHAVAARQAVDEAGLAVTVGPFGTEAEGQGDQVLAAVTRLLRQSLDAGATQISLQVTLLDNDKTPEGVGTP encoded by the coding sequence GTGCGATTGAAGGTGGAGTTCACAACAGAGCCGTTCGAGCTGGACACGTTCCCGGACCACGCGGTGGCCGCCCGGCAGGCGGTGGACGAGGCCGGCCTGGCCGTCACCGTCGGGCCGTTCGGCACCGAGGCCGAGGGCCAGGGCGACCAGGTGCTCGCGGCCGTGACCAGGCTGCTGCGGCAGAGCCTGGACGCCGGAGCGACCCAGATCTCCCTGCAGGTCACCCTGCTGGACAACGACAAGACCCCGGAAGGAGTGGGTACCCCATGA
- a CDS encoding helix-turn-helix domain-containing protein, with translation MSDALEHPLAAAIKPLLEAVGATQVAVGEARPDDVVLEWDGQAAVAVRLPHLSSALDRLLAEMTRQFDGRPLTELDRWEKQRVVALLEERGAFTVRHGVETVASALGVSRFTVYNYLNRQDGTKTG, from the coding sequence ATGAGCGACGCCCTGGAGCACCCGCTCGCTGCGGCGATAAAGCCGCTGCTTGAGGCCGTCGGCGCGACCCAGGTCGCGGTCGGCGAGGCCCGCCCCGACGACGTGGTGCTGGAGTGGGACGGCCAGGCCGCGGTCGCCGTCCGGCTCCCGCACCTGAGCAGTGCCCTGGACCGCCTGCTGGCCGAGATGACCCGTCAGTTCGACGGCCGCCCGCTGACCGAGCTGGACCGCTGGGAGAAGCAGCGCGTGGTCGCCCTCCTGGAGGAGCGCGGCGCGTTCACCGTGCGGCACGGCGTGGAGACGGTGGCCTCCGCACTCGGCGTCAGCCGGTTCACGGTGTACAACTACCTGAACCGGCAGGACGGCACGAAGACCGGCTGA
- the uraD gene encoding 2-oxo-4-hydroxy-4-carboxy-5-ureidoimidazoline decarboxylase, producing the protein MTNLPTTPDALSAIPAGELTETLLEICSSPSWAAAVAETRPWSDRAELLAANEAAMAKLTVEDLADAMAGHARIGKPKAGDATSEREQAGIQGVDSALLDELHEANAAYEAKFGHVFLICATGRTAGTMLAALRERFPNDAATEAEIVRGELRKINDIRINRLFDAA; encoded by the coding sequence GTGACCAACCTTCCCACCACTCCTGACGCTCTCTCGGCGATCCCCGCCGGCGAGCTGACGGAGACACTGCTGGAGATCTGCTCCAGCCCCAGCTGGGCCGCCGCTGTCGCGGAGACCCGGCCCTGGTCCGACCGGGCCGAGCTGTTGGCCGCCAACGAGGCGGCGATGGCGAAGCTGACGGTCGAGGACCTCGCCGACGCGATGGCCGGCCACGCCCGGATCGGCAAGCCCAAGGCGGGCGACGCCACCTCCGAGCGCGAGCAGGCCGGCATCCAGGGAGTCGACTCCGCACTCCTGGACGAGCTGCACGAGGCGAACGCCGCCTACGAGGCGAAGTTCGGCCACGTGTTCCTGATCTGCGCCACCGGCCGCACGGCCGGCACCATGCTCGCCGCGCTGCGCGAGCGCTTCCCCAATGACGCCGCCACCGAGGCGGAAATCGTCCGGGGCGAGCTGCGCAAGATCAACGACATCCGTATCAACCGACTGTTCGACGCGGCCTGA
- the uraH gene encoding hydroxyisourate hydrolase, which produces MTGISTHVLDTSLGRPAEGVPVELALHTEGGWQVLGTSATDSDGRAKDLPAVEAGSVVRLLFDTAAYYAAKSEEPPFFPEVSIVFTVAPAQHHYHVPLLLNPFGYSVYRGS; this is translated from the coding sequence ATGACTGGCATCTCCACGCACGTGCTCGACACCAGCCTCGGCCGCCCGGCCGAGGGCGTCCCGGTCGAGCTCGCACTGCACACCGAGGGTGGCTGGCAGGTGCTCGGCACCTCCGCCACGGACTCCGACGGCCGGGCCAAGGACCTGCCGGCCGTGGAGGCGGGCTCGGTCGTCCGGCTGCTCTTCGACACCGCGGCGTACTACGCCGCCAAGTCCGAGGAGCCGCCGTTCTTCCCCGAGGTCTCGATCGTCTTCACGGTCGCGCCCGCGCAGCACCACTACCACGTGCCGTTGCTGCTCAACCCGTTCGGATACTCGGTCTACCGCGGAAGCTAG
- the pucL gene encoding factor-independent urate hydroxylase, producing MAHVLGQNQYGKAENRIVRVYRDSTRHEIKDLNVSVALQGEFDDVHLTGSNANCLPTDTTKNTVYAFAKEYGIESAEAFGITLARHFVDNTERGVVHSARIRIEEYTWDRIKTPDSSARFIGSEEVGHSFVRNGGEVRTSEIVYDGTTVSVISGLKDLTVLNSTNSEFWGYIKDQYTTLQEAYDRILATQVTARWKYSYSGAEGEAQPNWNRSYQHIRRHMLEAFAETYSYSLQQTLHSMGTRVLNNRAEVDEVRLELPNKHHFLVDLSPFGLKNENEVYYAADRMYGLIEGTVHREGVVPVIPVA from the coding sequence ATGGCCCACGTGCTCGGTCAGAACCAGTACGGCAAGGCGGAGAACCGCATCGTCCGGGTCTACCGCGACTCGACCCGCCACGAGATCAAGGACCTGAACGTCTCGGTCGCCCTGCAGGGCGAGTTCGACGACGTCCACCTCACCGGCTCGAACGCCAACTGCCTGCCCACCGACACCACCAAGAACACCGTGTACGCCTTCGCCAAGGAGTACGGCATCGAGTCGGCGGAGGCCTTCGGCATCACGCTGGCCCGCCACTTCGTGGACAACACCGAGCGCGGTGTCGTGCACAGCGCCCGGATCCGGATCGAGGAGTACACCTGGGACCGGATCAAGACGCCGGACAGCTCGGCGCGCTTCATCGGTTCCGAGGAGGTCGGCCACTCCTTCGTCCGCAACGGCGGCGAGGTACGGACCAGCGAGATCGTCTATGACGGCACCACCGTCTCGGTGATCTCCGGTCTCAAGGACCTGACCGTGCTGAACTCCACCAACTCGGAGTTCTGGGGCTACATCAAGGACCAGTACACCACCCTGCAGGAGGCGTACGACCGCATCCTGGCCACCCAGGTGACGGCCCGTTGGAAGTACTCCTACAGCGGCGCCGAGGGCGAGGCCCAGCCGAACTGGAATCGCTCGTACCAGCACATCCGGCGGCACATGCTGGAGGCGTTCGCCGAGACCTACTCGTACTCGCTGCAGCAGACCCTGCACTCGATGGGGACCCGGGTGCTGAACAACCGGGCCGAGGTGGACGAGGTCCGGCTCGAACTCCCCAACAAGCACCACTTCCTGGTCGACCTGTCGCCCTTCGGTCTCAAGAACGAGAACGAGGTCTACTACGCCGCCGACCGGATGTACGGGCTGATCGAGGGCACCGTGCACCGCGAGGGCGTCGTCCCGGTCATCCCGGTCGCCTGA
- a CDS encoding nucleobase:cation symporter-2 family protein, with protein sequence MATSSTRTTDGGSTPDGPRRPDGVSINLPDTPDGRPVHPVDELLPTVKLFTTGLQHVAAMYAGVVAPPLIVGAGVGLSPTELALLISASLFTAGLATLLQTLGVWKVGARLPFVNGVSFAGVAPMLAIAKEHGPDQALPVIFGAVIVAGALCFLAAPYFCKLIRFFPPVVQGTVITLIGVSLLPVAVNWARGGSPAAPGYGSVKAIGLAAFTLTAVVLCNKLLRGFWQQLSLLIGLGIGTAVAFPLGLADFGAVSQAEVFALPSPFHFGAPVFEITAIVSICIVMVVSMTESTADMLALGRIVDREADEKTLAAGLRADGLATAISPVFNGFAASAFAQNIGLVALTNIRSRFVVAAGGGILILLGLFPVLGSLVSLVPSPVLGGAGIVLFGTVAASGIRTLAEAGMNSSANTILVSVALGVGIIPIAAPTFYDAFPEAVRTLMHSGISAGSVLAVLLNLLFHHVGADRQASSGGATGAAVSTATPS encoded by the coding sequence ATGGCAACCAGCTCAACCCGAACCACAGACGGCGGTTCCACCCCAGACGGGCCGAGACGGCCGGACGGTGTGTCAATCAACCTCCCCGACACGCCGGACGGCCGTCCGGTCCACCCCGTGGACGAGCTGCTCCCGACGGTGAAACTCTTCACCACCGGACTCCAGCACGTCGCCGCGATGTACGCGGGCGTGGTCGCGCCCCCGCTCATCGTCGGTGCCGGTGTGGGTCTCTCCCCCACCGAGCTCGCCCTGCTCATCTCGGCCAGCCTGTTCACCGCGGGCCTGGCCACCCTGCTCCAGACCCTGGGGGTCTGGAAAGTCGGCGCCCGGCTGCCGTTCGTGAACGGCGTCTCGTTCGCCGGAGTCGCACCGATGCTGGCGATCGCCAAAGAGCACGGGCCCGACCAGGCCCTGCCGGTGATCTTCGGCGCGGTGATCGTCGCGGGGGCCCTGTGCTTCCTCGCGGCACCGTACTTCTGCAAGCTGATCAGGTTCTTCCCGCCGGTCGTCCAGGGCACCGTGATCACCCTCATCGGGGTGTCCCTGCTGCCGGTCGCGGTCAACTGGGCGCGTGGCGGTTCACCCGCCGCCCCCGGTTACGGCTCCGTCAAGGCCATCGGCCTCGCCGCGTTCACCCTCACCGCGGTGGTGCTGTGCAACAAACTGCTCCGGGGCTTCTGGCAGCAGCTCTCGCTGCTCATCGGTCTCGGCATCGGCACCGCGGTGGCCTTCCCGCTCGGACTCGCCGACTTCGGTGCGGTCAGCCAGGCGGAGGTCTTCGCCCTGCCGTCCCCGTTCCACTTCGGGGCCCCGGTCTTCGAGATCACCGCCATCGTGTCGATCTGCATCGTGATGGTGGTCTCGATGACCGAGTCCACCGCGGACATGCTGGCGCTCGGCCGGATCGTCGACCGCGAGGCCGACGAGAAGACGCTCGCCGCCGGTCTGCGGGCGGACGGCCTGGCCACCGCGATCAGCCCGGTCTTCAACGGCTTCGCGGCCAGCGCCTTCGCCCAGAACATCGGGCTGGTGGCACTGACCAACATCCGCAGCCGGTTCGTGGTCGCGGCCGGTGGCGGCATCCTGATCCTGCTCGGGCTCTTCCCGGTGCTCGGCTCGCTGGTCTCGCTGGTGCCCTCGCCCGTCCTGGGCGGCGCCGGGATCGTGCTCTTCGGCACGGTCGCGGCGAGCGGCATCAGGACCCTGGCCGAGGCGGGGATGAACTCCAGCGCCAACACCATCCTGGTCTCGGTCGCCCTCGGGGTCGGCATCATCCCGATCGCGGCCCCGACCTTCTACGACGCCTTCCCGGAGGCCGTCCGCACGCTGATGCACTCCGGTATCTCAGCCGGCTCCGTACTGGCCGTCCTGCTCAACCTGCTCTTCCACCACGTCGGTGCCGACCGCCAAGCCTCATCCGGCGGTGCCACCGGTGCGGCGGTGTCAACGGCGACACCGTCCTGA